The following proteins are encoded in a genomic region of Dioscorea cayenensis subsp. rotundata cultivar TDr96_F1 unplaced genomic scaffold, TDr96_F1_v2_PseudoChromosome.rev07_lg8_w22 25.fasta BLBR01000825.1, whole genome shotgun sequence:
- the LOC120255079 gene encoding putative ATP synthase protein YMF19 yields MEERVVFWSVLSTRTGRSLFLSGGFFFQEIMPQLDKFTYLTQFFWSCLLLFTFYIPICNDGDGVLGISRILKLRNQLVSHRGNKIRSNDPNSLEDISRKGFSIGVSYMYSSLFEVSQWCKTVDFLGKRRKRTLISCFGEISGSRGMERNILYLISKSSYNTSSSRITCRNDIMLIHVPHGQGSIVFESH; encoded by the coding sequence ATGGAAGAAAGGGTAGTCTTTTGGTCCGTACTTAGTACTCGTACAGGAAGGAGTCTTTTTCTGTCTGGAGGGTTCTTTTTTCAAGAAATAATGCCTCAGCTGGATAAATTCACTTATTTGACACAATTCTTCTGGTCATGCCTTCTCctctttactttttatattcCTATATGCAATGATGGAGATGGAGTACTTGGAATCAGCAGAATTCTCAAACTACGGAACCAACTGGTTTCGCACCGGGGGAACAAGATCCGGAGCAACGACCCTAACAGTTTGGAAGATATCTCGAGAAAAGGTTTTAGCATCGGTGTCTCCTATATGTATTCAAGTTTATTCGAAGTATCCCAATGGTGTAAGACCGTCGACTTTTTgggaaaaaggagaaaaagaacTTTGATCTCTTGTTTCGGAGAAATAAGTGGCTCACGAGGAATGGAAAGAAACATTCTCTATTTGATCTCGAAGTCCTCATATAACACTTCTTCCAGTCGGATCACTTGTAGGAATGACATAATGCTCATCCATGTTCCACACGGCCAAGGAAGCATCGTTTTTGAATCTCATTA